In a genomic window of Amblyomma americanum isolate KBUSLIRL-KWMA chromosome 4, ASM5285725v1, whole genome shotgun sequence:
- the LOC144130336 gene encoding uncharacterized protein LOC144130336, which produces MHQLPALLAALWLPVALALVAAGGDKTAKPAASAPQGATRSRRGAMDELQSQIRWEYGGWRPIMPGSPFFFVKTSRAVALDGSASAHAPVRMRAPIGLREDSKEDLKAEASSALERVAESQSIARQVPMGLPAISGGAGCCDFQPVLYVKHQSNSGPVGKGSNPAWYAARPETNLAGDDDEDVYQKDAAKPEGEDMKSSGSQIVHGSPIGDERPQLPHQLLQDAPEGHGPSPLGLESVLSKLPVSIQPVLQGQGEHFMSALAGLDGSIQPSNLEQLLQHVHASGGVAPDVERLIAAMVNSAQGAQGHGPELPGHDAHQGEVPGLPPGVPLAHPGPGGQYGEHPTAPPYIPRPDKNIFRWYPKPRATAPPPHKPTYKDAPKKAGGMNTQGKNFQLGGGGMNNEQVLVQNALHAMQNVQHQVMGATPVHLALVHGPILGGNGGHAPHASPLQQLEAPPLAHHFTGLDADVAHADSQQHFVTARPHDAPNYDRQAPRRPPQPLPPPPPPPPPHQQHPPPLNPEHHHQPPPQHQQYSQNPVHPQHQQHQQHPVPYPGYQEHTISAEIVRGRPQGDYDPRQPPRIHVEDVPADVLATGIHPSGHPIRVDGINLNIITPSQHEPPPFPPRQLPATTSAPSPAPVFTHYHRPEDVPSAPFFQHQHHQDPAHDSPQQSDYNGSGDANRNKNHYYDHSTYNHDERKQESQNHGDPVYQESQKEGHLQEKAPEEDSKEPSREESGHSSDSETEESDYEQYTDEVTETSAPDTKPTSEAPHQEQKEKTSQRGAIHFHPIRTQAAQKEEEEKAQLYHAYYAPAQHKPPPGYVRMTVEEFNRLFKDAEIQFIGSESDLSKKLSGKTTQSKVQYSQAEDKDSQTSTVKIETVGSQAEDKKKVAVKTSVSVSTSTSTGDKHTYHSFIQPRENAGRAVSDSTLASLQATTRKYLKTTTTNKPTTSENKDSSNSPPNLFGARLKMPRTQQKSQS; this is translated from the exons TTACCGGCGCTGTTGGCGGCGCTCTGGCTGCCGGTGGCATTGGCCCTGGTGGCCGCTGGTGGCGACAAGACCGCGAAGCCGGCCGCCTCCGCCCCTCAGGGAGCGACCCGTTCCCGCCGTGGCGCCATGGACGAGCTGCAGTCGCAGATCCGCTGGGAGTACGGCGGCTGGCGGCCCATCATGCCCGGAAGCCCCTTTTTCTTCGTGAAGACCAGCCGCGCCGTGGCGCTGGACGGCAGCGCGTCGGCGCATGCGCCCGTCCGGATGCGCGCGCCGATTGGCCTCAGGGAGGACTCCAAG GAGGATTTGAAGGCGGAGGCTTCCAGTGCTTTGGAAAGAGTCGCCGAGTCCCAGTCAATAGCTCGCCAGGTCCCGATGGGCCTCCCGGCTATCAGCGGCGGAGCTGGTTGCTGCGATTTCCAGCCCGTATTGTACGTCAAGCATCAGTCGAACTCCGGTCCTGTGGGcaaaggttcgaacccggcctgGTACGCCGCGAGGCCCGAGACCAACCTGGCGggagacgacgacgaagacgTCTACCAGAAGGACGCCGCCAAGCCCGAAGGGGAAGACATGAAGTCGAGTGGCTCGCAGATCGTGCACGGAAGTCCCATAGGAGACGAGAGACCCCAGCTGCCGCACCAGCTTCTTCAGGACGCTCCAGAAGGCCACGGACCATCGCCATTGGGGCTTGAGAGTGTGCTCAGCAAACTGCCGGTCTCTATCCAGCCCGTCCTCCAGGGCCAGGGAGAGCACTTCATGTCGGCACTGGCTGGTCTGGACGGCAGCATCCAGCCGTCCAACCTCGAACAGCTACTGCAGCACGTGCACGCGTCCGGCGGAGTGGCCCCGGACGTGGAACGTCTTATTGCTGCCATGGTGAACTCAGCTCAGGGAGCGCAGGGTCACGGCCCTGAATTGCCAGGGCACGATGCCCACCAAGGGGAGGTGCCAGGCCTGCCCCCTGGCGTCCCGCTCGCCCACCCGGGGCCCGGAGGTCAGTACGGTGAGCACCCAACGGCTCCACCATACATCCCACGCCCCGACAAGAATATTTTTCGCTGGTACCCCAAACCAAGGGCTACAGCGCCACCGCCACACAAGCCGACTTATAAGGATGCACCCAAGAAGGCTGGGGGCATGAACACGCAGGGCAAGAACTTCCAGCTAGGCGGCGGAGGCATGAATAACGAGCAGGTCCTTGTTCAGAACGCACTGCACGCTATGCAGAACGTGCAACATCAAGTGATGGGCGCCACACCCGTCCACTTGGCTCTCGTTCACGGTCCCATCTTGGGAGGAAACGGCGGCCACGCACCCCACGCAAGCCCGCTGCAGCAGCTCGAAGCGCCACCGTTGGCGCACCATTTCACAGGCTTGGACGCTGACGTCGCCCACGCAGACAGCCAGCAGCACTTCGTTACTGCCCGGCCTCACGATGCTCCCAACTACGACAGGCAAGCGCCCAGGAGGCCTCCACAGCCTCTGCCACCGCCTCCACCACCTCCGCCGCCACACCAGCAGCATCCTCCTCCGCTGAATCCAGAACACCACCACCAGCCACCGCCGCAACACCAGCAGTACAGCCAGAATCCAGTGCATCCGCAACATCAACAGCACCAGCAACATCCAGTCCCTTACCCAGGATACCAGGAGCACACTATCAGCGCGGAAATAGTCCGAGGACGCCCGCAGGGTGACTATGATCCAAGGCAACCTCCAAGAATCCACGTTGAAGACGTTCCGGCCGACGTCCTAGCGACGGGCATCCATCCGAGCGGCCACCCAATACGCGTGGACGGCATCAACCTCAACATAATTACACCATCGCAGCACGAGCCTCCGCCTTTCCCTCCAAGACAACTTCCGGCTACAACGTCTGCCCCATCCCCTGCCCCTGTGTTCACCCACTACCACAGGCCTGAAGACGTACCGAGCGCACCTTTCTTCCAGCATCAGCACCACCAAGACCCCGCTCACGACAGCCCCCAACAAAGCGATTACAACGGCAGTGGTGACGCTAACAGGAACAAGAACCACTACTATGACCACTCCACTTATAATCACGATGAGCGCAAACAGGAAAGCCAGAACCATGGAGATCCTGTCTACCAGGAAAGCCAGAAGGAGGGGCATCTTCAAGAAAAGGCTCCAGAGGAAGATAGTAAGGAACCCTCAAGGGAAGAATCAGGCCACAGCTCGGACTCTGAGACGGAGGAGAGTGACTACGAGCAATACACAGATGAGGTTACAGAGACCTCTGCTCCCGACACAAAGCCGACCAGCGAGGCACCTCATCAAGAACAGAAGGAGAAGACCAGCCAGAGAGGAGCGATTCACTTCCATCCGATACGCACGCAGGCCGCccagaaggaagaagaagaaaaagcccaACTCTATCACGCTTACTACGCGCCGGCCCAGCACAAGCCGCCTCCAGGTTACGTGCGGATGACCGTGGAGGAATTCAACAGGCTCTTCAAGGACGCCGAAATCCAGTTCATCGGTTCCGAAAGCGACCTCAGCAAGAAACTGTCAGGGAAGACAACACAAAGCAAGGTCCAGTATTCGCAGGCGGAAGATAAGGATTCTCAGACATCGACTGTCAAGATTGAAACGGTCGGATCTCAAGCGGAAGACAAGAAGAAAGTAGCGGTAAAAACATCCGTGTCTGTGAGCACGAGTACGAGTACGGGCGACAAGCACACCTACCATTCCTTCATCCAGCCGAGGGAGAACGCTGGTCGAGCAGTCAGCGACTCTACACTGGCTAGTCTGCAAGCCACAACGCGCAAGTATCTCAAGACGACCACCACGAACAAGCCCACCACATCAGAGAACAAAGACAGCTCCAATTCGCCCCCTAACCTTTTCGGTGCCAGACTCAAAATGCCCAGGACACAACAGAAAAGCCAGTCTTGA